TTTCCTTAAGAAACACCAGAATGGATACGCCCACCCGCAGCACCGGCGTCAGGATTAGACAAAACAGGCCGCTTTGAATGATAGCAAAAGGCTTTAACTGCAAGGCTCCGGCAAAAAACTCCTTGATACTGGTCGGATAGCTGTGCCCAGGATAACCGCCTTCCCCGGTATGAATAAACCGGATTAGTCCAAACAGGATAATCACCGCACTGACCAATACACCAAACCGCAGCGCCTTGCTTACAAACAGCTCCACCTCACGCAGTTCGGCTTCGGCGTCTTTTTGCCTATTTGTTGCATCCGTCGTCATATTCTAACCCCCAATCCCTGTCCCATCATCTGCAGGGCGATGTAGATCAGTACAGGAATAAACAGCTTTCGTATGGTCTTGCTTTTTAACCGCTGCATGACTCTAGCCCCCAGGGTCGAACCCATTAAAACACCCAGTGCCACCGGTGCCGACACCGCCGGGTTGATATCGCCGCGACATAAGTAGATCACCGCACTGGCCGCACCGGTCACTCCCATCATGAAATTACTGGTCGCACTGGATACTTTAAGCGGAAGCTTCATGAACATATCCATGGCCATCACTTTGAAGCTGCCGCTGCCAATTCCCAGCAACCCGGAAATTACGCCGGCCAGATACATAACCCCAAAGGCCCCCGGCACATTGTCCACATTGTAAACGACATGCTTGTCCAGGGCTTTATCATAGTATTCCCCCTGTAATTTGAGCGTCTTAGCCGCCCCGCTCAAAGGAACATTCTCCGGCAGCTCCTGTTTGGTCTTTTTCAGCATGGCCAGCGCCGAATAGAGAAGCAACAAGCCGAAAATAATATACAGCAGTTGCGGCGCGATCATACCGGCAATCAGCGCACCGGTAATGGCTCCCACAGTCGTGGCAATCTCTAAAAACATGCCTACCCGGATATTGGTGATTTTGTCCCGGATATAGGCAATGGCCGCCCCGCTGGAGGTAGCGATGACCGAAATCAGGCTGGCGCCGATGGCGATCTGAATATCGATCCCGAACAGCAGCGTCAGCACCGGCGTCACAATAATACCGCCGCCCAGGCCTAATACCGCTCCCAACATTCCTGCAAATATGGAAAATAGCAATATTTGCAGTGTCATACTTGCCATTTGTTTCGCCTCCTTTGTAAAGCCGCGCCTGTCCAAACATCTGACAGCCACGACAGCGC
This region of Propionispora hippei DSM 15287 genomic DNA includes:
- a CDS encoding DUF1634 domain-containing protein; the protein is MTTDATNRQKDAEAELREVELFVSKALRFGVLVSAVIILFGLIRFIHTGEGGYPGHSYPTSIKEFFAGALQLKPFAIIQSGLFCLILTPVLRVGVSILVFLKEKDWLYVGISSLVFLILLSSLLFGK
- a CDS encoding sulfite exporter TauE/SafE family protein, whose product is MASMTLQILLFSIFAGMLGAVLGLGGGIIVTPVLTLLFGIDIQIAIGASLISVIATSSGAAIAYIRDKITNIRVGMFLEIATTVGAITGALIAGMIAPQLLYIIFGLLLLYSALAMLKKTKQELPENVPLSGAAKTLKLQGEYYDKALDKHVVYNVDNVPGAFGVMYLAGVISGLLGIGSGSFKVMAMDMFMKLPLKVSSATSNFMMGVTGAASAVIYLCRGDINPAVSAPVALGVLMGSTLGARVMQRLKSKTIRKLFIPVLIYIALQMMGQGLGVRI